One window of Elaeis guineensis isolate ETL-2024a chromosome 11, EG11, whole genome shotgun sequence genomic DNA carries:
- the LOC105054480 gene encoding large ribosomal subunit protein eL14y isoform X2: MPFKRYVEIGRVALVNYGKDYGRLVVIVDVIDQNRALVDAPDMVRGQMNFKRLSLTDIKIDIPRLPKKKSLIAAMEAADVKNKWENSSWGRKLIVQKRRASLNDFDRFKVMLARIKRGGAIQQELAKLKKQNAS, encoded by the exons ATG CCGTTCAAGCGTTACGTGGAGATCGGGAGGGTCGCGCTTGTCAACTATGGGAAGGACTATGGCAGGCTTGTCGTCATCGTCGATGTTATCGATCAGAATCGA GCTCTGGTTGATGCCCCTGACATGGTGCGAGGACAAATGAATTTCAAGAGGCTTTCCTTGACTGATATAAAGATTGACATTCCAAGACTTCCTAAAAAGAAGTCCCTAATTGCTGCCATGGAAGCTGCTG ACGTGAAGAACAAATGGGAGAACAGCTCATGGGGAAGGAAGCTCATCGTGCAGAAGAGGAGAGCTTCACTAAATGACTTTGACAGGTTCAAGGTCATGCTGGCAAGGATCAAG AGGGGAGGTGCTATCCAGCAAGAGCTTGCTAAACTTAAGAAGCAAAATGCGTCTTGA
- the LOC105054480 gene encoding large ribosomal subunit protein eL14 isoform X1 gives MPFKRYVEIGRVALVNYGKDYGRLVVIVDVIDQNRALVDAPDMVRGQMNFKRLSLTDIKIDIPRLPKKKSLIAAMEAADVKNKWENSSWGRKLIVQKRRASLNDFDRFKVMLARIKVRYRGEVLSSKSLLNLRSKMRLELLIDAIFPSLVGLRQSFFFCCH, from the exons ATG CCGTTCAAGCGTTACGTGGAGATCGGGAGGGTCGCGCTTGTCAACTATGGGAAGGACTATGGCAGGCTTGTCGTCATCGTCGATGTTATCGATCAGAATCGA GCTCTGGTTGATGCCCCTGACATGGTGCGAGGACAAATGAATTTCAAGAGGCTTTCCTTGACTGATATAAAGATTGACATTCCAAGACTTCCTAAAAAGAAGTCCCTAATTGCTGCCATGGAAGCTGCTG ACGTGAAGAACAAATGGGAGAACAGCTCATGGGGAAGGAAGCTCATCGTGCAGAAGAGGAGAGCTTCACTAAATGACTTTGACAGGTTCAAGGTCATGCTGGCAAGGATCAAGGTTCGTTACAG AGGGGAGGTGCTATCCAGCAAGAGCTTGCTAAACTTAAGAAGCAAAATGCGTCTTGAGCTCCTTATTGATGCAATTTTTCCAAGTCTGGTTGGTCTGcgccaatctttttttttttgttgtcatTAG